A single Oryza brachyantha chromosome 8, ObraRS2, whole genome shotgun sequence DNA region contains:
- the LOC102720622 gene encoding tyrosine--tRNA ligase 1, cytoplasmic-like, giving the protein MDPSPPSESSADASASVSATAAAASSSYPSSSSVEGLAAGMAAMSLKDRFELLRGIGEECIQEDELMNLLQNKPVPVCYDGFEPSGRMHIAQGIVKTINVNKMVRAGCKVKIWIADWFAQLNNKMGGDLKKIQTVGRYMIEIWRAAGMNLDGVEFLWSSEEINKRANEYWPLVMDIARKNNVKRIMRCCQIMGRNDSDELTAAQILYPCMQCADIFFLRADICQLGMDQRKVNVLAREYCTDIKRKNKPIILSHHMLPGFKEGQEKMSKSDPSSAIFMEDDEAQVNLKIKQAFCPPNVVDGNPCLEYIKYIVFPWFEMFEVLRKEANGGNKTFTNMNELISDYESGALHPADIKPALAKAINQILQPVRDHFNNNSEAKVLLNTVKKYRVTS; this is encoded by the exons atggacccttcgccgccgtccgagAGCTCTGCCGACGCCTCCGCGTCCGTCTCTGCGACCGCGGCGGCTGCCTCATCTTCCtatccttcttcctcctccgtaGAGGGCCTCGCCGCGGGTATGGCGGCCATGAGCCTGAAAGATCGGTTCGAGTTGCTGCGGGGCATCGGCGAGGAGTGCATCCAGGAGGACGAGCTCATGAATCTGCTTCAGAACAAACCCGTCCCCGTCTGCTACGACGGATTCGAGCCCTCCGGCCGCATGCACATCGCCCAG GGCATTGTGAAGACAATCAATGTGAACAAGATGGTTAGAGCTGGATGCAAAGTGAAAATCTGGATAGCGGACTGGTTTGCTCAGCTAAACAACAAGATGGGGGgtgatctaaaaaaaatccagactGTGGGACGGTACATGATTGAGATTTGGAGAGCGGCTGGTATGAATCTTGATGGTGTGGAATTCTTGTGGTCCTCAGAAGAAATCAACAAGCGTGCCAATGAATATTGGCCACTTGTAATGGACATTGCCCGGAAAAACAATGTCAAAAGAATAATGAG ATGTTGTCAGATTATGGGTCGAAATGATTCGGACGAGTTGACAGCTGCACAAATCTTGTATCCTTGCATGCAGTGTGctgatatatttttcttgagg GCAGACATTTGCCAGTTGGGCATGGACCAAAGGAAGGTGAATGTGCTAGCCAGGGAGTACTGTACCGAcatcaaaaggaaaaacaaaccGATTATTTTATCGCATC ACATGCTCCCTGGTTTTAAGGAGGGCCAGGAAAAGATGTCAAAGAGTGATCCATCCTCAGCCATTTTTATGGAAGATGACGAG GCTCAAGTAAATTTGAAGATAAAACAAGCATTTTGCCCTCCCAATGTTGTTGATGGGAATCCATGCTTAGAGTACATCAAGTATATCGTTTTCCCTTGGTTTGAAATGTTTGAGGTTCTTCGGAAGGAAGCAAATGGTGGTAACAA GACATTTACCAACATGAATGAACTCATCAGTGATTATGAGAGTGGTGCTTTGCATCCTGCTGATATTAAACCAGCTCTAGCAAAAGCGATAAACCAAATATTGCAG CCTGTTCGTGACCACTTCAACAACAACAGTGAAGCAAAAGTTCTGCTTAACACTGTTAAG AAGTACAGAGTTACCAGCTAA